The proteins below come from a single Gordonia sp. X0973 genomic window:
- a CDS encoding TetR/AcrR family transcriptional regulator, producing MATDTRERILDSTAGLYRRQGMSATGLKQIAAASNAPFGSIYHHFPGGKTQISEEVIYAEGARYSALVGPQLAAVDDVVSGIPELFASAGALLEEMDYSEACSIETIALEVASTNERLRKATAAVFTGWTTELTRWFSQTGLPEAACRRLALGFLAGLEGGFVLCRSLRSVEPMTAAGAAVAAMARAELE from the coding sequence ATGGCGACGGACACGCGTGAGCGCATTCTCGATTCGACAGCCGGGCTGTATCGGCGGCAGGGGATGAGCGCGACCGGGCTCAAGCAGATCGCCGCCGCGTCAAACGCGCCCTTCGGGTCGATCTATCACCACTTCCCCGGGGGAAAGACGCAGATCAGCGAAGAGGTCATCTACGCCGAAGGTGCCCGCTACAGCGCCTTGGTCGGACCACAGTTGGCGGCCGTCGACGACGTCGTCAGCGGGATCCCCGAACTCTTCGCGTCGGCCGGAGCGCTCCTGGAAGAGATGGACTACAGCGAGGCCTGCTCGATCGAGACCATCGCGTTGGAGGTGGCGAGCACCAACGAACGCCTTCGGAAGGCGACGGCGGCGGTCTTCACCGGGTGGACCACCGAACTGACCCGATGGTTCTCCCAGACCGGTCTTCCCGAGGCCGCCTGCCGTCGGCTGGCCCTGGGATTCCTCGCCGGCCTGGAGGGCGGGTTCGTGCTGTGCCGCAGTCTCCGATCGGTCGAGCCGATGACTGCGGCGGGGGCCGCGGTTGCGGCGATGGCCCGTGCCGAGTTGGAGTAG
- a CDS encoding fused (3R)-hydroxyacyl-ACP dehydratase subunits HadA/HadB, giving the protein MTTAAEETALQARVGHYYKADHTYEVGREKVREYARAVQDYHPAHWDPEAARKMGYDHLIAPMTFTAIGAMAANRKLLEEVVVGYDTYVQTEQVFEQHRPITVGDELHTDVELSSVRRIAGKDMITITNTFLDVKTGETVHTMHTTVVGVTAEEVDPGITEAVAKVMMHDVDILSVEQSAQDYVKTVREDGPRVIAQYGETRTPVSRNFDDLSVGDVLPEHHTHLSRGDLVNYAGVAGDANPIHWDEDIAKLAGLPDVIAHGMLTMGLGIGFVSEWTGDPGAVTKYQVRLSAPAIVPADGKGDIEFGGRIKSLDPETRTGVVILTAKSAGKKIFGMATLNVRFS; this is encoded by the coding sequence ATGACGACGGCAGCCGAAGAAACCGCTTTGCAGGCCAGGGTCGGCCACTATTACAAGGCCGACCACACCTACGAGGTGGGTCGCGAGAAGGTCCGCGAATACGCGCGGGCCGTGCAGGACTACCACCCTGCGCACTGGGATCCCGAGGCTGCCCGGAAGATGGGATACGACCATCTCATCGCGCCGATGACGTTCACCGCGATCGGGGCCATGGCGGCCAACCGGAAGCTGCTCGAAGAGGTCGTCGTGGGTTATGACACCTACGTGCAGACCGAGCAGGTCTTCGAGCAGCACCGGCCGATCACGGTCGGCGACGAGCTCCACACCGACGTCGAACTGTCGTCGGTGCGGCGCATCGCCGGCAAGGACATGATCACGATCACCAACACCTTCCTCGACGTGAAGACCGGCGAGACCGTGCACACGATGCACACCACCGTCGTCGGGGTCACGGCCGAGGAAGTGGACCCGGGCATCACCGAGGCGGTGGCCAAGGTGATGATGCACGACGTCGACATCCTCTCCGTCGAGCAGTCGGCGCAGGACTACGTGAAGACCGTCCGCGAGGACGGCCCGCGCGTCATCGCCCAATACGGCGAGACCCGGACCCCGGTCAGCCGGAACTTCGACGATCTGTCCGTCGGCGACGTCCTGCCCGAGCACCACACGCACCTCTCGCGGGGTGACCTGGTGAACTACGCGGGTGTCGCCGGCGACGCCAACCCCATCCACTGGGACGAGGACATCGCCAAGCTGGCCGGCCTGCCCGACGTCATCGCCCACGGCATGTTGACGATGGGCCTGGGCATCGGATTCGTCTCCGAGTGGACCGGCGACCCGGGTGCGGTGACCAAGTACCAGGTCCGCCTGTCCGCACCGGCGATCGTCCCGGCCGACGGCAAGGGCGACATCGAGTTCGGCGGCCGCATCAAGTCGCTGGACCCGGAGACCCGCACCGGCGTCGTCATCCTCACCGCCAAGTCGGCGGGGAAGAAGATCTTCGGCATGGCGACGCTGAACGTCCGCTTCAGCTGA